TCTCCTCGCCGCCGGTACTTGTTCATTTGAATAATGGAGGGGGTAGGGGCCAGGTTCGGCCGATCTTCCACCCGTTTCACCGGCCCCGCCACCGTCTTCACCGGCCCCGTTCGCAAGTGGAAGAAAAAGTGGGTTCACGTGCCGCCGCCCAATTCCAACAACCACCATCACACGGCGTCCAACGGAAACGCTAATGGAAGCAACTCCTCCTCCCACCTCCAGTTTTACAAGTGGACGCCCATCGCTCCCAGCCAATCCAAAGACGGCAGCAACAATGATAGCAACGGCGCCGATAATGCCAATGCTGAACCTGAGGATTCGAGTAAAGACGGGGACGTTGCGGTCGAGAAGCCTCCGAAGAGACGATTCAAGTATATTCCGGTAATTCTGCCTTATTTGATTTGATTCCAATTTGGTTTATTTGAATCGTTCTTGTAATTGTAATTGCTCCTGTTTTTCGATTTGGCTTGGGCATGAGCTGAATTAAGGATTATCTGATTCGATCTGATCATTGTGCTTTTGTGAGTGTCTTGGCGGTCTAgggttatttatttttatctttttttttgtaattaaatgcCGTGAATTGGGGAGCAATGGAAAATTTTGACTTTATTCATAGCAAGATTACATGTTTATTGTATGCACATTTACGAATTGGAAGATGAATTTGATATTCATAACAACAAATCGATGAGGTTGTTTGGCTGTTTCACTTATAGTGGATCTGTATGCTATAACATTTGTTCCAAACTATTTTTGGGCGTGTATGGTGGGCCGTGGGTGGGAATCAGGAGTTTTTTCTTGCTTGGTTTTATTTGTAAGTAGTGGAAGGTAAAGAGCACCCTTCCTACCCATGAGAGATTTAGGATGATttgttttagaaaaaaattgttGGTGTAAAATTCTTGCTATGGTCCATTGAGGCAAACGAGTGTCTTACTCGAAAATCTTGGCGATGAGAAACTTTTTTTTGACCAATTCTTCGTTGCTAGTCTACAGCCCTGTACATGAAGTTGTTTATGGTTTTAAAGTTAGAATATGAATTTCATAATGCCTATATACTCTCTGTTCTTAACAATATGAACGAGCTGCATGTTGTTCTGCCTGGATAAACACATGCCACATTGCTAGTTTGTGAAATACACTTTTATGTGTCGTAAAAAGTAAATATCTATCCATTATTCATGATCTCGGTTATTTGGTTCACCAGGGTTGTTAATGGATTGTCCAAAAGTGTCCTACTTTTACCGCCAACTGACCTTCTACATGGTTATTTCAAGATCCAGTAAATTACGTTTCTGATTTTGTTTCTGTATGATTGGACAGATTGTTGTGCTTGAAGAACAAAAAGTTGAATCCTCTGAGCAGATGGAGGATGAAAATAAGTCCAGTGAAGATAACTCGGATGCAGTAGAGGCAACGTCCAGAGGTGACGAAAAACCTGACATGAATGATGTACCAATGGATGAAAATCAGGTGACATTGCATGTTTTTTTCTACTGTCTTTTCCTCTTGTTGCTCATTAGGTCTCTTCTGCTCTTTGTGGTTCTTAGTATAAAAAACTACACTCTTTATAGACAAGTCCACGAGTGCCTGGTTTTTACAAATGGGGATATGCTTTCTTAAAACTATAGAGCAGTGTTTCCTACCTTCTGAGTGTCCCTTTTGATGAAAAAGGGTGGAGAAATATACCCTTTCCCCGGCCCCCTTCTAGATGACCATTTTCAGCATAAGTAGCTCAAAGAGTCTGTCTATGTTTTGCATCTAAACATCGATATGCACTGTATCAGGCTTCAGAGACCAATCGTGAAGAACGGCAAGATCTGAACGTAAGTACCTTGGATTTGAGTCTGGGGTTGAAGGCTCATGATGGTGAAAATGATTCCGAGTGGAGAGGAGATCAAAACAAAGATGAGTAGAGCGAATCAGCTCATCATTTATTGAGGCGTCACTTGATTTATGCAAAGCCTAAGGGTTAGAAGCAGATGAGCAATCTAAGCCTGTTGAGTACAGTGTTTGCTACGTTGCTTATACTTAAGAAAGTAGGTTTGAGATCACTTAGGGTTGTATTTTTAGGTTTAGTTTACTTGTTTGTTGAAGCGATTGCATTTGTATG
The Salvia splendens isolate huo1 unplaced genomic scaffold, SspV2 ctg224, whole genome shotgun sequence DNA segment above includes these coding regions:
- the LOC121789366 gene encoding B-cell CLL/lymphoma 7 protein family member A-like, whose translation is MEGVGARFGRSSTRFTGPATVFTGPVRKWKKKWVHVPPPNSNNHHHTASNGNANGSNSSSHLQFYKWTPIAPSQSKDGSNNDSNGADNANAEPEDSSKDGDVAVEKPPKRRFKYIPIVVLEEQKVESSEQMEDENKSSEDNSDAVEATSRGDEKPDMNDVPMDENQASETNREERQDLNVSTLDLSLGLKAHDGENDSEWRGDQNKDE